TCCGTAGATGTGGTTTTCATGCCGACAGTTTGGTCGATGAGTCATACGCAGGCTCGTCGTGATGCCAGCCGATTAGGTGTAAGATGTTTGACCATTCCTTCTGCCGATGATGAAGTATTCGCACGTACAATGGTCGAAACACCTTTTGCGGAAGTTAAAGAAACTGTAATGACTGTGAACCAAATGCTAACAGAGGCGAATGAAGCTGAAGTAACCACACCAGCTGGCACAAACCTCTGGTTTAATTTAAAAGGGCGGTTCAATATAGATCTTGAACATGGTTGGTTGCATAAGGGATTCAAAGAATATGGCGATAACTTTGCTGCTCCACCTTGTGTAGAAGCAAATATTGCCCCATTGGAAGGTACTACTCAGGGAGTCATTGTGGTGGATGCTGCCCAGTCTGCTGTTGGTGTGTTAAATGATCCTATTATTCTTACAGTAGAAAACGGGAAAATTGTAAAAATTGATGGAAAAAGGGATGCAGTAGCATTACAAATGCGTATTGACGAAGTAGGTGATCCCGATATTTGTCAAGTAGCGGAATTAGGGATCGGGCTTAATCCAAAAGCAAAGCTGCGTGGGCAATTTATTGAAGATGAATCTATATATGGAACTGGTCACGTTGGTATGGGAAATAATGAGTCGACTATGGGGGGGACATTAAAAGTAAACGGGCATTTTGATAATATATTCTGGTATCCAACAATCAAGCTGGATGGCAAAGAAATTATAAAAGACGGAAAAATAGTTTCCAAGCAGATCCCTCCGCTTACTGGTTATTATGTAAAATAGTATAGAGGCTTAACGATAGTAATTTAGATTACAGTGAATATATCCTGGTTCAATGCCGGCACTTCATCATATGGATTGTCGGCTTCGTTTTTCATTTATGCTTTACGAACAACGTATTGAAATATATGTATGTATTCAGGAGATATAAATATGGAAATTATTAAAGATGGATCAATGATACAGTCTTTGCAAGTAGGAATGAATATTGTGGATATTGTTGCAAAACAAGGAAAACCAGTAAA
Above is a window of Fodinisporobacter ferrooxydans DNA encoding:
- a CDS encoding aminopeptidase, giving the protein MEIRPDIFRGAYRLVTECAKVEPGEDVLIITDTACVKYAEAIMAASLTITKHVNTIVMPLYGRLHGQNPSKAVAEAMKSVDVVFMPTVWSMSHTQARRDASRLGVRCLTIPSADDEVFARTMVETPFAEVKETVMTVNQMLTEANEAEVTTPAGTNLWFNLKGRFNIDLEHGWLHKGFKEYGDNFAAPPCVEANIAPLEGTTQGVIVVDAAQSAVGVLNDPIILTVENGKIVKIDGKRDAVALQMRIDEVGDPDICQVAELGIGLNPKAKLRGQFIEDESIYGTGHVGMGNNESTMGGTLKVNGHFDNIFWYPTIKLDGKEIIKDGKIVSKQIPPLTGYYVK